In Pseudomonas sp. FP1742, the DNA window GCGCCGAAGGCCAGTCCAGTGGGCCGCTGAAGCCCTTGGGCCAGAGCACGTGGTAGCCGAAGAAACACGCCAGGTTGAGAATCACGCCGACCACCGCCGCGGTAATTGCGGTCAGCGGCGCGGTAAGCCTGAGTTCGTTGTGGGTCGACTCCACCAGTGGGCCGCCGGCGAGAATGAACAGAAACGACGGCAGAAAGGTGAACCAGGTGACCAGCGTGGCAGCGAGGGCGCCAGCCAGGAACAGTTGATCCGGGCCGAACACCTGATGAACATAGGCGCCGACAAAACCGACGAAAGCCACCACCATGATCAACGGTCCGGGAGTGGTTTCGCCGAGCGCCAGGCCATCGATCATCTGCGTGGGCGTCAGCCAGCCATAGTGGCCGACAGCGCCCTGATACACATAAGGCAGCACCGCATACGCACCGCCGAACGTCAGCAACGCGGCTTTGGTAAAGAACCAGCCCATCTGGGTCAGGGTGCCGTCCCAGCCGAACAGGGCGGTAAGAATCCCCATCGGCAGCACCCACAAGACCGCGCCCACCAGTAACAGGCGCAGGAATTTGAAACTGCTGAAGCGGGCGTGTTCGGGAGTGGGGGTGTCGTCGTCGATCAAGGCCGGGCCGAAGGATTTTTTCGCCGCGCCGTGGCCCCCGGTCCTGAACCGTTCAGGGGCCAGGCGCCCGCCGAAATAGCCGATGATCGCGGCGCCCAGCACAATCAACGGGAACGGCACATTGAACACGAAGATGGCCGCGAACGCCGCCGCGGCTATCCCCCACAGCCAGTTGTTCTTCAATGCCCGCGAGCCGATCCGGTGGGCCGCCTGCACCACAATCGCGGTGACGGCCGGCTTGATCCCATAAAAAAGCCCGGCGACCGCCGGCACTTCGCCA includes these proteins:
- the chrA gene encoding chromate efflux transporter, coding for MNKTPSSTVEQQLSKPEAISLREAFLFWLKLGFISFGGPAGQISIMHQELVERRRWISERRFLHALNYCMLLPGPEAQQLATYIGWLMHRTRGGLIAGGLFVLPSLFILIGLSWVYIAFGEVPAVAGLFYGIKPAVTAIVVQAAHRIGSRALKNNWLWGIAAAAFAAIFVFNVPFPLIVLGAAIIGYFGGRLAPERFRTGGHGAAKKSFGPALIDDDTPTPEHARFSSFKFLRLLLVGAVLWVLPMGILTALFGWDGTLTQMGWFFTKAALLTFGGAYAVLPYVYQGAVGHYGWLTPTQMIDGLALGETTPGPLIMVVAFVGFVGAYVHQVFGPDQLFLAGALAATLVTWFTFLPSFLFILAGGPLVESTHNELRLTAPLTAITAAVVGVILNLACFFGYHVLWPKGFSGPLDWPSALLAIAAAIALFRFKRGVIEVLIGCGLIGLAVHLLR